In the Acropora muricata isolate sample 2 chromosome 10, ASM3666990v1, whole genome shotgun sequence genome, one interval contains:
- the LOC136930916 gene encoding uncharacterized protein MCAP_0864-like isoform X2, with protein sequence MAYKGVREQQDIKAKLSRKIAELTMVIHLLFTRNHEREVEIEAVKTAYEHEIDVIREEAKGKMSWLEGQLDELEKFRVLLNLKATENEKDKQQIKELQNKEAELYETLGHKDQLLALAEKQIVELREQLKGKLKADDEQIGMLSIELESAKMENSSLKEKLKAKTDKMKKSERQIDSLQSKIRTLEEELSDISEQKRKLENSVNGLESDWQDEIDNLRHRIKEYTKHQQEDQLRAEKLEMENRHLNQQVKDLEDDKRQLEFKIRQYIDERNKKKEVRRSPRPVPKGSPEVPWTAPAFDVGQVDRIIIRSKNF encoded by the coding sequence ATGGCTTATAAAGGTGTCCGCGAGCAACAAGACATTAAAGCAAAACTTTCCCGGAAGATCGCAGAGCTTACCATGGTCATTCATCTATTGTTTACAAGAAATCACGAACGAGAAGTGGAAATAGAAGCTGTGAAAACAGCATATGAACACGAAATTGACGTGATTCGCGAGGAAGCTAAAGGGAAAATGTCGTGGTTGGAAGGGCAGTTGGATGAATTGGAGAAATTTCGTGTTTTGCTCAACCTGAAAGCCACTGAGAACGAAAAAGACAAACAGCAAATTAAAGAACTCCAGAACAAGGAAGCAGAATTATATGAAACTTTGGGACACAAGGATCAATTGCTAGCATTGGCTGAGAAACAAATAGTTGAGTTGAGAGAGCAACTTAAGGGCAAGCTCAAAGCTGATGATGAGCAAATTGGAATGTTATCAATTGAGCTGGAATctgcaaaaatggaaaatagtTCCCTTAAAGAAAAACTTAAGGCAAAAACagataaaatgaagaaaagtgAACGCCAAATTGACAGTCTTCAGTCTAAAATACGAACATTAGAGGAAGAGCTTTCTGATATTTCGGAACAAAAACGGAAACTTGAAAACAGTGTAAATGGACTAGAAAGTGACTGGCAAGATGAAATTGATAATCTTAGACACAGGATAAAAGAGTACACCAAGCACCAACAAGAAGATCAATTAAGAGCAGAGAAGTTGGAAATGGAAAACAGACATTTAAATCAGCAAGTTAAAGATCTAGAAGATGACAAGAGACAACTTGAATTCAAAATTCGACAGTACATTGACgagagaaataagaaaaaagaagtAAGAAGATCACCAAGACCAGTTCCCAAAGGAAGCCCTGAAGTCCCATGGACAGCACCTGCTTTTGATGTGGGTCAAGTAGACAGAATTATTATTAGAAGCAAAAATTTTTAG
- the LOC136930916 gene encoding uncharacterized protein MCAP_0864-like isoform X1 — translation MAYKGVREQQDIKAKLSRKIAELTMVIHLLFTRNHEREVEIEAVKTAYEHEIDVIREEAKGKMSWLEGQLDELEKFRVLLNLKATENEKDKQQIKELQNKEAELYETLGHKDQLLALAEKQIVELREQLKGKLKADDEQIGMLSIELESAKMENSSLKEKLKAKTDKMKKSERQIDSLQSKIRTLEEELSDISEQKRKLENSVNGLESDWQDEIDNLRHRIKEYTKHQQEDQLRAEKLEMENRHLNQQVKDLEDDKRQLEFKIRQYIDERNKKKEVRRSPRPVPKGSPEVPWTAPAFDRDDELDRLRKEVQRYRLELSNRESSFNRMFTDHQPVIVEGKTKKISGLLQNTSFPNLSGVNARKRSPHLPALGEQRISNSAHPEFHGF, via the exons ATGGCTTATAAAGGTGTCCGCGAGCAACAAGACATTAAAGCAAAACTTTCCCGGAAGATCGCAGAGCTTACCATGGTCATTCATCTATTGTTTACAAGAAATCACGAACGAGAAGTGGAAATAGAAGCTGTGAAAACAGCATATGAACACGAAATTGACGTGATTCGCGAGGAAGCTAAAGGGAAAATGTCGTGGTTGGAAGGGCAGTTGGATGAATTGGAGAAATTTCGTGTTTTGCTCAACCTGAAAGCCACTGAGAACGAAAAAGACAAACAGCAAATTAAAGAACTCCAGAACAAGGAAGCAGAATTATATGAAACTTTGGGACACAAGGATCAATTGCTAGCATTGGCTGAGAAACAAATAGTTGAGTTGAGAGAGCAACTTAAGGGCAAGCTCAAAGCTGATGATGAGCAAATTGGAATGTTATCAATTGAGCTGGAATctgcaaaaatggaaaatagtTCCCTTAAAGAAAAACTTAAGGCAAAAACagataaaatgaagaaaagtgAACGCCAAATTGACAGTCTTCAGTCTAAAATACGAACATTAGAGGAAGAGCTTTCTGATATTTCGGAACAAAAACGGAAACTTGAAAACAGTGTAAATGGACTAGAAAGTGACTGGCAAGATGAAATTGATAATCTTAGACACAGGATAAAAGAGTACACCAAGCACCAACAAGAAGATCAATTAAGAGCAGAGAAGTTGGAAATGGAAAACAGACATTTAAATCAGCAAGTTAAAGATCTAGAAGATGACAAGAGACAACTTGAATTCAAAATTCGACAGTACATTGACgagagaaataagaaaaaagaagtAAGAAGATCACCAAGACCAGTTCCCAAAGGAAGCCCTGAAGTCCCATGGACAGCACCTGCTTTTGAT AGGGATGATGAACTGGATCGTCTCAGGAAGGAGGTACAACGGTACCGCCTGGAACTTAGCAACAGAGAGTCAAGCTTCAACCGAATGTTTACAGATCATCAACCAGTCATAGTggaaggaaaaacaaagaaaatctctGGTCTTTTGCAAAACACA tcTTTCCCTAATTTGAGTGGTGTCAATGCACGGAAAAGAAGTCCACATTTGCCAGCTCTTGGTGAACAGAGGATCAGTAATAGTGCTCATCCAGAATTCCATGGATTTTAA
- the LOC136930917 gene encoding dynein regulatory complex protein 8-like, giving the protein MADNTSPAPSSEQGKPTPESSDSSAAELQKTISDAFDTFDHESNKTVDVREVGTIVRSLKCCPTEGELHDILAEVEEEEPTGYIRFEKFEPVMLKILLERRYKAAPEDQIMKAFEVLDQENKGYLTTEELTKFMSEEGEPFTQEEMEEMLSAAVDPDKGIVFYKDFVAMMVVEDV; this is encoded by the exons ATGGCCGACAACACCTCACCGGCACCAAGCAGTGAGCAAGGAAAACCTACCCCAGAATCATCAGATTCGTCAGCTGCAGAGCTTCAAAAGACGATTTCTGATGCATTTGATACATTTGATCACGAATCCAACAAAACAGTTGATGTTCG GGAGGTTGGTACGATTGTCAGATCTCTGAAATGCTGCCCAACTGAAGGAGAGCTTCATGACATTCTAGCTGAA GTGGAGGAGGAAGAACCCACAGGATACATAAGATTTGAGAAATTTGAACCAGTTATGCTTAAAATACTTTTGGAAAGAAG GTACAAAGCAGCACCAGAAGATCAAATAATGAAAGCATTTGAAGTTTTAGATCAAGAAAATAAAGGCTACCTAACAACAGAAGAACTCACCAAATTTATGTCTGAGGAAG GGGAGCCATTTACACAAGAGGAAATGGAAGAAATGCTCTCAGCAGCTGTTGATCCAGACAAGGGAATTGTGTTTTACAAGGACTTTGTTGCAATGATGGTGGTTGAAGACGTATAG